TTCTGGTCGCGATACGGAGAGGCGGGGTCTGCTCAGAGTGACCAATCGTGCCGCGAACAAATGTCGGCCTCAAGGACTTCGCGTAGCCCCCCGATTTTGCTTCCGCTCCGGTTCCCTGCGCTTCAACAAAACCGGCACCCCACTCGCCGCCTCTGGCGGTCGCCGACGCGATCCCTGACCCCGTCATTTCCTCACGCCCCGCGGCGTCATCTTTCTCAAACGTCAAGGAGATGACGATGCTACTGGAACAACATATCGAAGAACTGCGCGCCGAGATGAACCATTGCCACCCAGACGAGCGTCGCCAGATTGCCGCGGAGCTGGAACTGGCTCTGGCCGAACTGGCCGTTATCATGGCCGAGCAGGACGGTTCCGTTGACGCCGTGCCGCCCTTCTGAGGGTGGCATACACCCGCAATGCTGCCACCACCGTCCGATTGCCATCGAGATCGAGATCAGCTTAAGCGTGATGGCAAGCAGCGCCGATGATGCTGCGCCGTCTGCCTTTGGCGGCTCCCCCCTGATGACCCCGCTTACCGCGGTGCGGCTCACTTGTTCAGCACATCTTTCAGTGCTTTGGCAGGCTGAAACGTAAGCTTCTTCGCAGCGGCAACCTTGATGGTGGCGCCGGTTGCCGGATTGCGAGCCTCACGCTCCGGGGTATCCTTGATCTTGAACTTGCCGAATCCCGGGATAGATGTTTCCGCTCCGGACGTGGCTGCCGTCGTGATCGACGCGAAGACGGTTTCGACGATCGATTTCGCCTGGGCTTTGGTCAGGTTCTGTTCGGATGCGATCTTTTCGGCGATTTAATTGGTTGTGGTCATGACGGTTTCCTCGTTAAAGACGGGAAAACCCTTTCAGGCGATCGTTACGTTGTCATGCGGCGTTGTCCTCACACTGGCGCTCCTGCAGGGGTTTCCACAGCTTCTTGCCGGTTGATAGCCCCTTTTGCGCTTCTGCAGTACCAGTTCGAGAAAGCGCGATATCGCATCGTTGTCATTGCCGAACACCTCGGTCATCTCCCCGCCAGCCTTGCCGATCCGTCCCCAGCTTCGCACGACGGCTATTTCGCCAAAAAGGGTTGGCCGGATCGCGAGCGCGTAATATCGGGCCATGTTCCTGTTGGCGTCGATCCTCTGGCAATAAAGCTGGTAGTGGTGTGTTCCCATCCCCGCATGATCGGCGATGCTCGCGATCTGGTCCAACGAGACTTATGAATCGAAAGGTCGGTTCCGATTCATTTCTGTGATGGATGCCTGTTGCGATTTCGGCAGTG
This genomic interval from Agrobacterium fabrum str. C58 contains the following:
- a CDS encoding HU family DNA-binding protein — translated: MAEKIASEQNLTKAQAKSIVETVFASITTAATSGAETSIPGFGKFKIKDTPEREARNPATGATIKVAAAKKLTFQPAKALKDVLNK
- a CDS encoding WGR domain-containing protein, encoding MGTHHYQLYCQRIDANRNMARYYALAIRPTLFGEIAVVRSWGRIGKAGGEMTEVFGNDNDAISRFLELVLQKRKRGYQPARSCGNPCRSASVRTTPHDNVTIA